One window of the Gambusia affinis linkage group LG13, SWU_Gaff_1.0, whole genome shotgun sequence genome contains the following:
- the LOC122842491 gene encoding galectin-related protein B-like, with protein MAVQAAEKDGINMDGDHTLNDSPENPGLISPDKEDLSRLLTVPFSGRIRGGMRPGKKIIVMGIIDLEPNSFDVSLTCGRDSEKDDPPFDVALELTASFSNRQFLRRARISGKWTDEEASTTYFPFIPDQPFRIEIHCEHQRFRIFVDGHQLFDFYHKVNSLPSIDTVRIQGDLQITKLG; from the exons ATGGCGGTGCAGGCAGCAGAAAAGGACGGAATA AACATGGACGGGGATCACACGCTGAACGACTCACCGGAGAACCCCGGTCTGATCTCACCCGACAAGGAGGATTTATCTCGTCTTTTG ACGGTGCCTTTCAGCGGGCGCATTCGCGGCGGAATGCGACCGGGGAAGAAGATCATAGTGATGGGCATCATCGATCTGGAGCCAAACAG CTTCGACGTCAGCCTGACCTGCGGACGGGATTCGGAAAAGGATGACCCGCCGTTCGACGTGGCCCTGGAACTCACCGCTAGCTTCAGCAACCGGCAGTTTCTGCGGCGCGCCCGCATCTCAGGCAAATGGACAGATGAGGAAGCTTCCACTACCTACTTCCCTTTCATCCCTGACCAGCCTTTTAGG ATTGAGATCCACTGCGAGCACCAGCGCTTCCGGATATTCGTGGACGGACACCAGCTCTTTGACTTTTACCACAAAGTAAACTCCTTGCCCTCAATCGACACAGTACGGATACAAGGAGACCTACAGATCACCAAGCTCGGCTAA